TGGCCGCGGCTACGCCGCCGACGGCCGAAAGCGCGAGCGCTCCGCCACCGGCGAGCGCCGCATCACCCATGAACGTCCGGCGCGAGCGTCCACGCTCGCTCTCGTCCTGTCCGGTCGCTGGTTCGTCCATGCGGGTCGATCGTCCATTTGGACCAAAAAACTATGCCGGAATTGCGACCGATACGTCCAACGACCGTATCGAAGGTTCGACCGATTCTCGCTCGCGTTCGCTCGCTTCGAAACCGCTCACGACAAAAACGTGGATGAAAAAGGTCGCCCTCGCTTCGCTCGGGCGGTGAAACGGCTCGCTCACGGGCCTGCGGCCCGTTCGCATCGAGGCGCTTCACTTCGTTCGCGCCTCGCACTGCTCGCCGTACGTTTACTGGTAGTCCACTTCGCCTTCGCCTTCGCCGATCCACGCGCCGCGGTCGGGCTCCCTGGATTCGAGCGGATCGATGTCCTTGTACCACGGCACGTTCTTCAGCTGTTCTTTGTTGTACGCGAGGTCGTCCTTGGTGTCGCCGGTGAACTCGAAGTTCTGGGTCAGGAGGATCGCGTCGACGGGACAGACCTCCTCGCACAGCCGGCAGTAGATGCACTGGCCGATGTGGAGGTTGTACTGCTCGCCGTTTCGCTGTTCGTCCATCACGATCTGGATGGTGTCGTTGGGACAGACGTTCTCGCACTGTCGACACCAGATGCAGCGTTCCTGACTGAACTTGTGAACCCCGCGGAAGCGGGGGCTGACTTCGGGTGCGACGTCGGGGTACTCGACGGTGAACGTCGAGCCGTCGAGCGCGTGTTTCATCGTCGTCGCCATCGATTTGAGGAGTCCGATCATGGGTTGGTGAGTCTGTGGTGGTTGGTTCGAAGGTCGATCAGGCGATGAAGCCCACGATGATCGCCGTGAGCACGAGGTTCGCGAAGCTCATCACGAGCAGCCCCTTCCAGCCGATCTCGATGAGCTGATCGATCCGCACCCGCGGGATCGCCGAGCGGGCCCACTGGGTGAACAGGTAGACCGCGAGGATCTTGAGCAGCATCCAGACGATCCCCGGGAGCACCGGCCCCGCGGGACCGCCGAGGAACAGCGTCGCGACGATCGCGCCGCCGAGGAAGATGTGGAGGAACTCGCCGAGGTAGAGCAGCACGAAGTA
This sequence is a window from Halococcus agarilyticus. Protein-coding genes within it:
- a CDS encoding NuoI/complex I 23 kDa subunit family protein, translated to MIGLLKSMATTMKHALDGSTFTVEYPDVAPEVSPRFRGVHKFSQERCIWCRQCENVCPNDTIQIVMDEQRNGEQYNLHIGQCIYCRLCEEVCPVDAILLTQNFEFTGDTKDDLAYNKEQLKNVPWYKDIDPLESREPDRGAWIGEGEGEVDYQ